A DNA window from Patagioenas fasciata isolate bPatFas1 chromosome 1, bPatFas1.hap1, whole genome shotgun sequence contains the following coding sequences:
- the PMM1 gene encoding LOW QUALITY PROTEIN: phosphomannomutase 1 (The sequence of the model RefSeq protein was modified relative to this genomic sequence to represent the inferred CDS: inserted 1 base in 1 codon) gives MGARGRGPPGPPPPGRTLVHGRVARPPSPPRRGPASRPQRPARRRGWRRXAAARGRVLCLFDVDGTLTPARQKIAPEVDAFLRELRERVQIGVVGGSDYAKIAEQLGDGDEVINKFDYVFAENGTVQYKNGQLVSKQAIQDHLGEELLQDLINFCLNYMALLKLPKKRGTFIEFRNGMLNISPIGRSCTPEERIEFSELDKKERIREKFVAALQREFAGKGLRFSRGGMISFDVFPEGWDKRYCLNVLDDERFDTIHFFGNETTPGGNDYEIYDDPRTVGHSVQSPQDTVQRCREIFFPERANEC, from the exons ATGGGGGCACGGGGGAGGGGTCCTCCGGGGCCGCCCCCCCCGGGCCGCACGCTGGTTCACGGGAGGGTGGCGCGGCCGCCATCGCCGCCCCGGCGCGGTCCCGCCTCCCGCCCGCAGAGGCCGGCTCGGCGGCggggatggcggc cggcggcagcgcggggccGGGTGCTGTGCCTCTTCGATGTGGACGGGACCCTGACGCCAGCTCGGCAG AAAATCGCGCCGGAGGTGGACGCGTTCCTGCGGGAGCTGCGGGAGAGGGTGCAGATCGGCGTGGTGGGAGGTTCGGACTACGCCAAGATAGCCGAGCAGCTGGGGGATGGGGATGAAG TTATCAATAAGTTTGACTATGTCTTCGCAGAGAACGGCACAGTGCAGTACAAGAATGGGCAGCTGGTCTCCAAGCAG GCCATTCAGGACCACCTGGGGGAAGAGCTGCTGCAGGATCTAATCAACTTCTGTCTCAACTACATGGCACTACTGAAGCTGCCCAAGAAACG AGGAACCTTCATTGAGTTTCGCAACGGGATGCTGAACATCTCCCCCATCGGTCGGAGCTGCACGCCAGAGGAGCGAATCGAGTTCTCCGAGCTGGACAAG aaagAGCGGATCCGGGAGAAGTTTGTGGCAGCCTTGCAGAGGGAGTTTGCTGGCAAAGGTCTGCGTTTCTCTCGAG GTGGCATGATCAGCTTTGACGTCttcccagagggctgggacaaGCGCTACTGCCTCAACGTGCTCGATGATGAGAGATTTGACACCATCCACTTCTTTGGGAACGAGACCACCCCT GGAGGGAATGATTATGAAATCTACGATGATCCCCGCACGGTGGGACACAGCGTCCAGTCCCCCCAGGACACAGTCCAGCGATGCCGCGAAatcttctttccagagagagCAAACGAGTGCTGA